In Candidatus Nezhaarchaeota archaeon, the following proteins share a genomic window:
- a CDS encoding SPOUT family RNA methylase, which produces MILIKTPLGMEEIAASRILELGLGVEVEPKPGGLPGLVLVRSSEPSLVDRLRGEIVEAERVLVVDEEVEAKLDKIVEASLRVAEAKLKGARSFAVKTVRRGTHSFTSIDVNVNVGAAIKQKLGLPVDLTCPDRVLFVEVLGGRALIGTFNGSEIHRKLGPGKHPVLPYLRRVSLVQMPYLGPAQAAREIGVRVGREAQTFEVGELVVAFIGCVDAAELKSFLDGVFEGVRSRFEVQRRVYGREVHKVPVYVQDLYQLVRERRGEPLVVFEPEGEPLPKVADKLSDLFLKRRSRVSLLIGAREGVPSGIYRFADLVVDLCPGVTIATDLAAASALIAVAIAVEERLISGAGHEPE; this is translated from the coding sequence TTGATTCTCATTAAGACGCCCCTGGGCATGGAGGAGATCGCGGCCTCGAGGATATTAGAGCTAGGGCTGGGCGTTGAAGTTGAGCCTAAGCCAGGCGGCCTCCCGGGCCTCGTCCTCGTCAGGAGCTCTGAGCCGAGCCTAGTAGATAGGCTGAGGGGCGAGATTGTTGAAGCTGAGCGCGTCTTAGTCGTAGATGAAGAGGTGGAGGCTAAGCTAGACAAGATAGTCGAGGCGTCTCTTAGAGTAGCTGAGGCTAAGCTAAAGGGGGCCCGCAGCTTCGCCGTTAAGACTGTCAGGAGGGGTACGCATAGCTTCACTAGCATAGACGTCAACGTCAACGTCGGAGCGGCGATTAAACAGAAGCTAGGCTTGCCGGTCGACTTAACCTGCCCAGACAGGGTGTTGTTCGTAGAGGTGCTAGGCGGGAGGGCCTTGATAGGCACTTTTAACGGGTCTGAGATCCATAGGAAGCTAGGGCCAGGCAAGCACCCAGTCCTTCCGTACCTTAGGCGGGTATCGCTAGTCCAAATGCCGTACCTAGGCCCTGCTCAAGCGGCCCGTGAAATAGGGGTGAGGGTAGGTAGGGAGGCTCAGACCTTTGAGGTAGGGGAGCTCGTAGTGGCCTTCATAGGCTGCGTCGACGCAGCTGAGCTAAAGTCCTTCCTAGACGGGGTCTTCGAGGGGGTAAGGTCTAGGTTTGAAGTGCAGCGCAGAGTTTATGGAAGGGAGGTTCACAAAGTCCCTGTATACGTCCAAGACCTCTACCAGCTAGTTAGGGAGAGGCGCGGAGAGCCTTTAGTGGTCTTCGAGCCGGAGGGAGAGCCCCTGCCTAAAGTAGCCGATAAGCTAAGCGACCTATTCTTAAAGAGGCGTAGCAGAGTGAGCTTACTCATAGGAGCACGCGAAGGAGTGCCTAGCGGGATCTACAGGTTCGCAGACCTGGTCGTAGACCTGTGCCCAGGGGTCACGATAGCCACTGACCTAGCAGCAGCCTCAGCGCTAATAGCCGTAGCCATAGCTGTAGAGGAGAGGTTGATCAGCGGAGCTGGGCACGAGCCCGAGTAG